In Salvelinus fontinalis isolate EN_2023a chromosome 8, ASM2944872v1, whole genome shotgun sequence, the genomic stretch AAATCAACATTTATCCTTTTGTGCTTCAACAGAAAATGGCTGTGAACGTTTACTCAACCTCAGTGTGTAGTGACAACTTGAGTCGTCATGACATGCTTGCATGGATCAACGAATCTTTACAGATCAACCTGACTAAGATAGAGCTGTTATGTTCAGGTAATTGGCAGGTTATGGATGGCACAACTGCGTTTGTTCTTGCATTACTTCATAAGGTGGAGATTGCTTAGATGGTTAGGGGAAATTAAAGTAAATCCTGTAATTGATGTAGCCTGAAGGGGTTAAGCCTACTTTCCTTTAGTGTCAGTATATCATCATAGAGGAATAGTTCATTAGCATTTGTGTTGACCCCTGGTGTGCCTGTCTTCTCAAGGTGCGGCCTACTGCCAGTTCATGGACATGCTCTTCCCTGGCTGTGTGCCTTTGAAGAAAGTAAAATTTGCTGCAAAACTAGAGCACGAATTCATTCACAACTATAAGATCTTGCAAGCTGGCTTCAAAAGAATGGGTGTCGAAAAAGTAAGTAGGCTATTCCATTTTCCCTCTCAGCATGTCCTAGGCTCATAGCTCTATTTGCCAGGCTGATTATATTTTTTTGAACTGGTTGCTTTTGAAGCATATTAATCTATTGATCCTTTTGCTTCCGGTCTTTACCATGTGTTGGCTTGTAACATGATAACAATTCAACAACGGCGTGTTCTCTAATCCCAATCTTTGCCTTCTCCTTTGGATTTACACATCTGAGTTGCCCGTAGTGtgggtttgtctgtgtgtgtaccaaTGATGTCAGCTGCTGTATACTTCTCTGCCACTGCTTGCTAATTGTGTTTACTGCTGAGCTAGCATGACCTCTCTACAGTGGCTCACTGATATTGACTTTCCTGTGCCCGCAGAGACAGGACTGTTGGCATCCTATACAGTCTCCACTCTTAGTCATTGGTTCTCATCCAGCAGTTAGATGGCGTATTTGTTGGATTCGGCTACTGCACAGTGAAGAGCTGTCCTCTCtttgagagggagacagagagcaacACACTTCAGAGCGAGAGTTTTGATTTTCTCCAATCCAGTGTCATGACAAAGTCCCTTAGAAATGGACAGTCCTCGTCTCTGTGTTATATCCACATCCCGACAGCATTTGTAACGGTAGTCACTACCTCTGCAATGCATGTTTAGTCTAAATCAGCTGTGTATGATGTGCACATCCACTAGTGTTAATTTAACCCTTTTTTTGTGGTGTTGAATCCACTTACCTGGTGCTTTGTTCTTCCCAAGATCATCCCTGTTGACAAGTTGATAAAAAGCAAGTTCCAGGACAACTTTGAGTTTGTGCAGTGGTTCAAGAAGTTCTTTGATGCCAACTATGATGGGAAAGAGTACGACCCTGTGGAGGCTCGCCAGGGCCAAGACTCCATGTCCAACCCCGCCATGTCGGCCCTCAACAAGCCCAAGAAAATCCTCAATGCTGGTGAGAATAGTGGCTGAGCCTGTgcaatgtttttatatatatatatattattttttttcaccGTAGAATTACTTTTTAGGAGTGGTTCCCCTACAGAAGGTTCAAGGTGGGGCACAAAGACCCCAAAATCAACATCTTGAGACCTGTTGAACTAAAATTGTCAATTGAAAGCAACAAAATCAAAAAAAAATTAGTTTGGGGGGAGAATGGAAACACTGTAGGAGAAACACTGACTAGCAGCAAGAAATGGCTTCTGTAAGCAGTCGAGGTGATTTGTCTTTCCATACTTAAATCTACTGAGCTTGTCAATAAcaacctctccccatctcttttcTGACTGGTGGCTTGTTCCCATCAGCACCCCAGCGAGCAGCAGTTGCCAAGGTAGCACCCAAAATGGCGCCCAGCTTGGCGCGGAGACCAGGGGCTGGCGGAGGTGACGAGGAGCGGGCAGAACTCATCCAGGAGGTACTGTCACCCATCCTTCCATTCATGAATTCATGTGCCATGTCTTGTTAGAAATGATAACAATTGGTTTGACTGAAGCTCTACTCAAAGTTCAGAGATATACAGGCTGTATCATCTGTtgcccacctccctcctcccaggtgAATATACTGAAGTCCACCATCCAggacatggagaaggagagggactTTTATTTTGGCAAACTGAGAAACATTGAACTCATCTGccaagaggaaggagagggggatccCACACTGCAGAGGATCGTGGATATACTCTACGCCACAGATGTGAGTTTAGTCAACATTACACACAGCCTCGACGGGTCACTTCAGCTTTTTTAGGTTTGAGCCCATGTGTTTTGGTTCAAACAACTGCTGATGCCTTAAAATTCAGTTTGTGGAATGGCATGCATGTAGCTCAAACGGAATGCTAACGTATGCTCATACAGCTTGTGCAGTTTCCTTCCATCAGGCGACGCATGATTGGTTCATTCTGTTTGAAATTCATGCGTGCTTAGATCAGACCTGCATTGAATAAATGTCAAAACACTAGTGTGCTTGATTTAGCTTactttgcacttttgggactattccaaaaatcatggccattaatatggagttcccCCCCCTTGCTTCTATaagagcctccactcttctgggaaggttttcctctagatgttggaatattgctgcggggacttgcttccattcagccacaagagcattaatgaaataggacactgatgttgggtgattaggcctgggtcgcagtcggagttccaattcatcccaaatgtgtttgatggggttgaggtcaggtctctgtgcaggacagtcaagttcttccatactgATCTCGgcaaaccatttatgtatggaccttgctttgtgcacagggccttgtcatgctgaaacaggaaagggccttccccaaactgttgccacaaagttggaagcacagaatcgtctagcaTGTCATTGACTGGCGTAGCGTTAGGATTTCCCTTTACATGaaaacccatttaatgaagctcctgacaaacagttattgtgctgacattgcttccagaggcagtttggaactctgtagtgagtgttgcaaccgaggacaggtgacttaaaaaaaaaaacgaaatttAAATTACgggcttcagcacttggcggtcccgttctgtgagcttgtgtggcctaccacttcgcgtctGAACCGGTGTTGATTCTAGACGTTTCCAGttcacaaaaacagcacttacagttgactagtgcagctctagcagggcagaaatttgatgaactgacttgttggaaaggtggcatcctatggcggTGCCATGTTTAAAGTCActtagctcttcagtacgggccattctactgttgTTTGTCTGAaggttgcatggctgtgtgcttgtcagcaatgggtgtggctggaatagccaaatccactaatttgaagggatgtcctcATACACTACACAGCCAAAAGTATTTGGCCCAGGTCAGACTTCGATCTCAATTTGAGTGTCTTTCCGCTACGTAGAGTCCTATAACCTAATATCTAACCTGATATCTTCCTCTTCATCCGTCTCTGTGATCTCAGGAGGGCTTTGTCATACCGGACGCTGAGTCAGAGGACCAGGAGGAATTCTAACGTTCAAGAGTGGATCATGCAGCTTTTAATACAACCCCTCAACCCACCAAACCCCTTCAATCAGCTACCACATCTCCATCCTCGCCCTACTTACAACACCCCCTCCAAAAAATGTATCATGTTATGTGTTCGTGGTCTCTGAGTGGACTGtatatcaaatgtttttttttcctgtaaaatcaagttgaaataagtgaagtgtgtgtgtgaactacCTCCTCTTCTGAAAGCCCTTCTCTGGGTCATCCCATTGGCCCGTATCAGCATCATGTTGGTAGAAGGCAGCCATTTTGGCTCTATTTGGGTCCAGAAGAGTGAACTGTCCATCTGTAAGATGTCACTTTTTTGTTTGCTTGTCTTTCCCCCTCAATTTCTGTCTGTTCCGGGAATTGGCGTTACAAGTTCATTGGAACCtgcactcacttttgtacatagTATTTTTCTTATTTGACCTGTTTCCTAAATTATCACTGTTTTTGCCACGTGTAGCAATTGTTTTCTGGGTCTGAGCAAATTCACTTTAAGCAAGTAGAAACTCAATGTAGTGATCGTGGGACATTTTCTTTGCTTTACTAACCAACTGTTCATATCCCTCAAACCTAGTTGAGTTCACTACTTTCATTTGGTCTCCTCCTGTTTGGATATTAACCTTTTTTTAAACGGTGCAATCCTTTTTATTCCAGGAAAGTGGCATTTTTTCTCTCAAAGATTCAGGTCAACGCCTCTTAGTGTGGCTGCAATTCTCGGGACAGCTCATAACAACCTGACGATATTTATGAAGAAACATGTTAGAAACTTCAAACTTATGGTGGAATACTTTGTGCGTGATTTATCTGTTTTGTTTGTCTCTTGGATGTTGGAAGGCATGTGCACTGTGGATGCCAGAAACGTTCTGGTCCCAAGCTTATCCCAAATTACCCACTTTGTTTTTTGTTGGCATTTCTCTTGTCTAAAATTGTTCAGTTGGCATGGGATAAAGTTTTAACTTGATTTAGCACCTCTAGTGTCAATGCATCTTCTTAGGGAATGCAAAAGGTAACTGatgtttttctattttctaccttcattttttttttttttttttacactccaGTCTTGCATCTTAATCTGTTTTGATTATGGAGCCACTGCACCATTGACAGGTTCTAGGCCCAAAACGCTGATGCGCAAATAGAACTGCCAGTCTCTGCACTGGAAGATAAGAGAGATTCTAAGTTTTATGAATTGCCTTATTCTTAAATACCTTTCATAACCTACATATGTGACTTTGTACTCTCTTTTTGGCAAATGTTTGTAATTCGATTTAAAGAATTGTCATTTCAGATCTTTTTTTTGTTCTGCTGCTCTGAATGGCAGTCTAGAGAATCTGTCAAATAGATGTTCAGTCTTCCagttaatacactgctctgacaAAGACCAATTTACATTTGTACATTGATGGTTCATTTGAAGTGTTCTGAACTTATTGGTGTACTTAATCTAACTCGTGCCACCCATCTGTTGGCTGAAATGACCCAGCTGATTAATTAGAAGTACATAACTGTCAAGTCCAAAGTCTTGCCTCCTTGCAGGGCCTGTTAAATAATGTGTATAATAAATTGAACAGTAATGCCACAACAATGTGATCTATAGCATCCTTTGGTTGTGCTGGTCGCTGGGCATTAGTTTTGCATGTCGTTTTTTTATGAAGGGGATTTTCTGATGCTGAATATGTAATGAATTGCCTAATGGCTTGAAGTCCACGTGGGAGCTGCACATAGATTTGACCATTGTGGTGTACTTTAGTTTTCTGGCACTAAAACGGAATCTTTCTAGGCAATGAAGGAAGTTTGAATGTCGTGCAAAAACCTTCCGAAATGCATGGGGATGCCTGGCTGTaatattatttttacattttggTCCTCGTTACTTTCTTCTGGACCACAACCCTAATTTCATTTGTCTACTTTTTGGGATTACCATGTCCAAAACAGTTTTTCAAAATGTATTGGGATATGAATGTGTATGTGTAACACACAGAAATAATCATTGTGACTGTTAACCTTGAGTCCAGAAACATTTGTTTTGACTGATAGTTTAAAAATATAATTGTCTTTTTTGAATTTGGCTTGTTTAAAGACTAAACTATCCTGGTGGCAGATTTGTGGGTATTTGGGTCTTTAACACGGGTCATGTTCCAGCAGTCTACAACCAATGGTTGTGTGCAACGTCATCGACTGCGCAGTCTATCAGTTTGCTATATCATATGTGGTTTGCAGATATTAAACACTTATCCATGAGTTGAGATCTGGCAGGCATCTACAATGTAGTCAGTCTGGAAGGTGGAAATAGTTTTGGTAAAGTGCATTTTATATGCAAGGCAGAACCCCGCAATGACCTGTTTCAATCTAACCTTGTGCCAATCTTGACCTTTTAACCATCGAGCAACTCCCTGTTAGCTATTGGTTCCTGATTGTATTATTTTCTAGATATTCTGAATGATTAGTGTGGTAATTGGAAGGAGCCCTTTCAGCTCTTGTGTTTTTGGGGTGTGAAAGATCAGTGGTGCTCATCAGATATCCCCTGTGACATAATAATCTGAGTTGACATTCTGGTACACTGTGGGCCTTGTGGCACCTTCTGCTCTCCTTTTTTTTCTGttgatttttaatttattttaataaaaaaaaaaaaatgttttttattgaTGTAAACATTTTTTTCCAGCgggaaatgtattttattttttctgATTTACTTAAATCATGTTTGCCGAATCAAGTTTCTTACAAACAATAAAACAGTATttcaagaccccccccccccccttctgttcatttttttctctcccttttctctaaTATAAAGGTGATATATGGCAGAAAAGGTCTGTTTATTCGgttgacaaaacaagcagtcctAGTTCAGAATTTGAAATTCACATTTCCATTTCCAGGTCAACTTGCCAGATTGGAATTCCATTGCTGTGACATCATAAAGAGAGTGCATTATTCTGGAATGTCAATTATTTAGTGAAACTCAATTGTTGAAAGCCCTGAGACAACAACAAACCAACCATATGGCTTAATGTTAGTCATGGGAAGTACTTCGCCCCAGGGCAGCAATACCAACATGATGAAGGTATCTTCAGAGGCCTGGTATGTGTATTGAGTGATAAGATTTCTGTCTAGCCATTTACACTGAGGATCATCATTTTGTAAATGTTAATCACAATTGTCTGCATAAATAACTTTGCTTCCAGGTCCCCTACtgatggagacaagcacaaacaAAATGTACCACAGGTATAGTGTAAAGACCACTTGTGCATTACAGACCCTTCTACTGTATTCTTCTTGGTCTGATTGTCTGGTTGTGAGAGATGTAGTACTGTTATTCCTTCTATCCCGTCCCTTGTTGTGTAGCCGACTGCTGGCAGCGGGTGCACCAAGAGTGACTCCCCtgagaagggagagaagaagaaCCAGGGACGTGTGGAGGACCAGATCAACGAGGAGCACCTTCAACGGATTGAGGCCATGTTCCATGAAGCAGACACCGACGGAGGGGGAGGTACATAGATTTCGTACCTCTCATCCACACCCCATCTCCTGTTGATCCAGTTCTGATAGAGAAATCCACTAGCTTGACGTCTTGTCCATATGCGGTAGAAATGAACCTGGAGACAAGGGTACCGTTCTGATGTCTCACTCCTCATGAAAGCCTCTTGACTATAGCAGTGCCATCGCTGTGCTCATTTTCAACACCGTCTGAAGATACGTTGTGGAATGATCAGAAATACAACCATGGTTCAACACTATTATCCTAATgaccctcttttctcctctctttctctacctcacTGAAAGGATTGGATATGGAAGAGTTTCGTGAGGCAATCAAGAAGATCATGGGTGACATTGATGATGAAGATGTGGACATTATCTTTATGAAGGTGGACACTAACTGTGACGGCGTTGTGGACTGGGTGGGTGTCTGGCCAAGCTGGTAGTTTTCAGGACCGTAAAACAAAGGCTTTTTATATTTCTCAGGGTATGGGTTAATGGGTACACGGTGGGGCGTAATTGGGACTAGGGGGATGAAAAGAGTCAAATTACATCCTTCCTCAGGCTTTTTACATGTTCCGGTGGGTGTGTCCCAAAGAGTGACACTCGTCTCGCACAGTGAGCCCCCTCTGCCTCAAACCCCCAGCTGCCACCCCAAACCATTATTTATGATGATCGCTCCCCTGTTACTAGACAGAGGGCCAGACCAGGGATGTCTGTGTGATGAGACAGAGGGTGACTGTGGTGGGAATCTCTTATCTAAATGCCTGAAGACTGAATAACCCCAATATTGTTAAAACTCCACCTTTCTCCACATACTTAATGGCTGCATCCAAAATGAAGGCACAGAAATGCACACCTGCTTAGAAGAGGTGCTGGCTAATAgagtagaacactt encodes the following:
- the LOC129860964 gene encoding microtubule-associated protein RP/EB family member 1-like, translated to MAVNVYSTSVCSDNLSRHDMLAWINESLQINLTKIELLCSGAAYCQFMDMLFPGCVPLKKVKFAAKLEHEFIHNYKILQAGFKRMGVEKIIPVDKLIKSKFQDNFEFVQWFKKFFDANYDGKEYDPVEARQGQDSMSNPAMSALNKPKKILNAAPQRAAVAKVAPKMAPSLARRPGAGGGDEERAELIQEVNILKSTIQDMEKERDFYFGKLRNIELICQEEGEGDPTLQRIVDILYATDEGFVIPDAESEDQEEF